CCTGAAGTGTTGGGTTCTGGGTTTGGACTCATCCAAAGAATGATCAATGGCGAAGTTTTAGAATCTACTAGTTTTGGATTTTCTGGTCCTTTTTTCCTTTTGGCTGTGGCTCTATTCAAAGTTTTTTCCACCTCACTCACTGTTGGTTCCGGAAGTTCTGGTGGTTTGCTCGGACCATCTTTTGCCATAGGTGGTATGTTAGGTGCTTTTGTTGGGTCGATGGCTCAAGTTTTGTTTCCCGAGTTAAACATCATCATCTTTCCCTTTCTCTTGGTGGGAATGGGTTCTTTTTTTGCAGGTGTCGCTCGTGCTCCTATTGCAGGAATGATTATGGTTTGTGATATGATTGGAAGTTACGAATTGTTACCGCCGCTCATGATTGTATCGGTGGTTGCAGTAGTTTTGTCACATCGAACTTCCATTTACCGTAACCAAATCAAAAACAGATTTTTGTCCCCCTCCCACCATTGGGATATGAACCAAGACATCATGGACCGGATCCGTATTACTGACCATTTTTCTGAATTTCGAAAGTATGCTATGGTCTCCGAACACCTTTCCCTTACCGAATTACAATCCAATGCACCGGGTATCCAAGCCAGTGATTTCATTTTACTCGGGGCCGGGGAGGAGTATAAGGGAATTGTATCACTTCGAAAAAATAGAATCCTTCCAGAATTTGAAGCAGATTTAAAAAACCTGATTACTTGCGGAGAAATTGTACAAGATGTTCCCTCTGTTTGCACAATGGATACTTTGGGTAAAGCCCTTCGTATTCTTTTAGAATATGATGTCGACAAACTTGCGATTGTTGAAGATGGTAAATGTTTAGGATATTTGAGATACATTGATTTATTCAATGCATACCAAAATGAAGTGAAAAATAAACAGCGTAAGTCAGTATGAGATTTTCGACACATTTTATGAAATTTCAATCATTCTCTTCTCGAATTACTTTTCGTAAATTCTCATACTTATTTGTCCTTGTTCCCATTTTCCTTTTGATTCATTGTTTTGGTTCCAAACAAGTCATCGAGAAAAAACCAGACCTGCATATCAAACCAATTGTCATCCCACCTCAATATTTAAAACCCATTGTGGGCCGAGTGGAATGGGTTGAATTTCCCAATTGGAAACTGAAACTTCGCGCTCGGATAGATACTGGTGCTAAATCTTGTTCCATCCATGCGATCAATATTGAGAGGGTCACTGAAAACGGGGAAGTGTTTGTTTTGTTTGATACCTTCGTGGACGAAAAACCAGTTCGTTTAAAAAGTAAATTTGTAAAAGAAGCCAAAGTAACTAGTACTTCGGGTGTTTCTGAAAATAGAATCATTATTAGTGAATTGATGAAGATGGGCAAGTATAAGGAAGAAGTGATTATTAATTTAAATGATAGAACCAACCTGACCTATCCCATTCTCATAGGTCGAAACTTTCTTATGGGTAAGTTTCTTGTAGATGTGTCATTATCACATGCCTTAGGGGACTAGTTTGGATCGTAAAACTTTAATTACAGTTTCTGTTCTCATTATTCTTCCAATTGTATCAATTCTTTATAAACTCAATGTTGCAGAATTGTCTCTGTTGCCTGTGGAAGTGGATGATACTGTTAATTTACAAGTAGTTATACTTCCAAAAGAAAATGTAGCTGTTTCTGAAGTAACCTTTCCTATTCCGAAACAATTCATTCAATCAAGAGTTCTTAAATCCAATACCAAAATGGAGGATTTAGACTTTCGTCTGCAGAAAAAACAATACGGTCATTTGGGAATTTGGGAAGGGGAGGATTGGAATTCTTCCATCGGATATTATGCAAAAATAAAAATCCTTCCATACACACATACCAACCCAGAACCAGAAATTGTTACTGAAAATAGAAAACAACCTTCAAAAGAGCCATATTATCTTTCATTTAAAAACTTTTCCGCAGAGGAAATACGTTTGGCAAAAAAGTTATTCGAACAAATTCATCCCTACGACAAGGATAATGTTGCTTCAGCCAAACAAATATATTATTTTATCTCTGAAGAAGTTTTAAATACAACTAAAGAAATCACACTCGCAGATACAATTCGTTTGAATAATGGGAATGCTTATTCACAGGCCATGTTGTTTTCCCTGCTCTGTCGTATGAAGGGTATCCAAACAAGGACTGTCGCCGGATTTGATTTGTCTAAACAAAACACAAAAGACAATAAGGTAAAACTTAGTTTTTGGAATGAAATTAGAATTCATGGAAAATGGTATTTTGTGTCTACCTACAAAAATATTTTTGCCCAAAGTGTAAATGGATATTTACCACTCTGGAAGTCCGTAGAAGAAAGACGATCTCTTGGGGAAGACCCCGTAACGTTCCGTTATACGGCTTACGTTACAAAGTCGAATGTAAATCGTTATAATTTTAAAGAATATAGCGAAGAGGTGGCTTCCAGTAATAGTTTTCTAAGATATTATTCTTTGTATAGCCTTCCCACACCTTTACAAAATTTGTTTCGTTTGGTGATTCTCATTCCTATCGGAGCTTTGGTTTTGTCGGTGGCCAGGAATATGATTGGAATCCCTACCTTTGGAATTTTTACCCCGATTTTACTTGCTATGTTTTTTTATGAAACAAATCTCCTTTTCGGTATTAGTTTTTTTCTTTTGATGATTGGGCTTGGTTTTTTTGAAAGGTATGCTTTGGATAAATACTACCTACTGGCAGTTCCTAGGCTTTCTATCCTACTTACCATCACCGTTATTTCTTTGATTTTATTTTCTGTTTTAAACGAAGAGATTTCATTTTTTAATCAGATGAGTGTGACTTTATTTCCTATTGTAATCACAACGATCTTTATTGAACGTTTTTCGATTATGATCATTGAAGAAGGTATTATGCATTCTTTTGTGACCTTGGCGGGAACATTAATGATTGCACTCATCAGTTATATGATATTCTTTTTTGGTTCCTTACAAATTCTGTTTTTTACGCATCCAGAATTGTTGTTCATTGTGATTGCTATTCAAATCCTTATTGGCCAATATAAAGGCTATAGAATTTCGGAACTTTTCCGGTTTAGGGAAATATTTAAGTCATGATCTCTCTTTTCAAAAAATTTGAAGAAGAGGGTGTCCTTGGAATCAACCGTAGGATCGGCGAATACATTTTACCTTATAATCCAAGAGAATACTATCCGTTAGTCGATGATAAATGGAAAACAGCAGAACTAGCACGGCAGTTCCATGTTCCCATGCCCTACCATTATGGGGTTGTCGATACTTTCGGTGGGATTCGGAATACTCGGGAACTCATCCAAGGGCGACCTGGATTTGTTGTCAAACCAGCAAACGGTGGTATGGGGAACGGAATCCTTGTGATTGCAAGGGAGTCGGAAACTGTTGATGGTTCAATCCAATACCATAAGGTTGATGATAAAACGATTTCGGAGAAAGAACTCAACCATCATATTTCTGGAATTTTATCAGGGCTTTATTCCTTAGATGGAAACTCTGATTCCTGTGTCTTACAAGAACGATTAGAATGCCACAGTTTCTTTCAAGAGATATCCTTTCGAGGGATTCCAGACATTCGTGTGATCGTATTTTTAGGTTATCCAGTGAT
The sequence above is drawn from the Leptospira sp. WS4.C2 genome and encodes:
- a CDS encoding chloride channel protein, with the translated sequence MGSNFGLKGVFSIQGPRSIYVYSLLIGLLSGFGAYGFNWALTWTESFTFGSLMGYDPGIPSGDLHFHSIGTVGPISPLWIVFLPAIGGLLVGIITSFFCLEAQGGGTDSLIYAFHFNEGKIQAKVPFYKALATILTLGSGGSGGKEGPTAQIGAGFGSSLAGFLGAGARARRTLMLAGTAGGLGAIFRAPLGGAITAVEMVYQEDIESDSLVPCILSSVTAYLTYTSIAGSGSIFSVQVYSLNDYRHIPLYIVLGLLCYVVGYFFVKVYHLVQDVFSKLPLPNYLKPAFGGLIVGCIALLFPEVLGSGFGLIQRMINGEVLESTSFGFSGPFFLLAVALFKVFSTSLTVGSGSSGGLLGPSFAIGGMLGAFVGSMAQVLFPELNIIIFPFLLVGMGSFFAGVARAPIAGMIMVCDMIGSYELLPPLMIVSVVAVVLSHRTSIYRNQIKNRFLSPSHHWDMNQDIMDRIRITDHFSEFRKYAMVSEHLSLTELQSNAPGIQASDFILLGAGEEYKGIVSLRKNRILPEFEADLKNLITCGEIVQDVPSVCTMDTLGKALRILLEYDVDKLAIVEDGKCLGYLRYIDLFNAYQNEVKNKQRKSV
- a CDS encoding alpha-L-glutamate ligase-like protein, whose product is MISLFKKFEEEGVLGINRRIGEYILPYNPREYYPLVDDKWKTAELARQFHVPMPYHYGVVDTFGGIRNTRELIQGRPGFVVKPANGGMGNGILVIARESETVDGSIQYHKVDDKTISEKELNHHISGILSGLYSLDGNSDSCVLQERLECHSFFQEISFRGIPDIRVIVFLGYPVMAMLRLPTKESGGRANLHQGALGVGVDLRTGTLTHTICNDKIVYIHPDTKQTLGGRILPHWETILEMASRCYDMSGLGYLGVDIVLDEIRGPLLLEMNARPGLGIQIANRMGLRDRLQLVERIKESADGPRDRVHRIFQEL
- a CDS encoding 7TM domain-containing protein; amino-acid sequence: MDRKTLITVSVLIILPIVSILYKLNVAELSLLPVEVDDTVNLQVVILPKENVAVSEVTFPIPKQFIQSRVLKSNTKMEDLDFRLQKKQYGHLGIWEGEDWNSSIGYYAKIKILPYTHTNPEPEIVTENRKQPSKEPYYLSFKNFSAEEIRLAKKLFEQIHPYDKDNVASAKQIYYFISEEVLNTTKEITLADTIRLNNGNAYSQAMLFSLLCRMKGIQTRTVAGFDLSKQNTKDNKVKLSFWNEIRIHGKWYFVSTYKNIFAQSVNGYLPLWKSVEERRSLGEDPVTFRYTAYVTKSNVNRYNFKEYSEEVASSNSFLRYYSLYSLPTPLQNLFRLVILIPIGALVLSVARNMIGIPTFGIFTPILLAMFFYETNLLFGISFFLLMIGLGFFERYALDKYYLLAVPRLSILLTITVISLILFSVLNEEISFFNQMSVTLFPIVITTIFIERFSIMIIEEGIMHSFVTLAGTLMIALISYMIFFFGSLQILFFTHPELLFIVIAIQILIGQYKGYRISELFRFREIFKS
- a CDS encoding ATP-dependent zinc protease gives rise to the protein MKFQSFSSRITFRKFSYLFVLVPIFLLIHCFGSKQVIEKKPDLHIKPIVIPPQYLKPIVGRVEWVEFPNWKLKLRARIDTGAKSCSIHAINIERVTENGEVFVLFDTFVDEKPVRLKSKFVKEAKVTSTSGVSENRIIISELMKMGKYKEEVIINLNDRTNLTYPILIGRNFLMGKFLVDVSLSHALGD